From Acidobacteriaceae bacterium, the proteins below share one genomic window:
- a CDS encoding carboxypeptidase-like regulatory domain-containing protein, translating to MPFVSIGSRQKYLLATLLGVCATHASAQILAELKGHVADPTGAAIAGAQVTLTDAATHTALHTVTTSAGDFDFSQLNSSRYTVAVSAPGFTTFVRNDVTVNTGNTVRADVSLKPGSAGETVTVNEDLPLLQAATSDIATTIPGHQVQALPLNSRNFIQLTQLAPGVALPPGQLLPRINGGRPRTNEYLYDGISALQPEPGQVVFFPILDDIAEFTVAANNVPAEFGRFNGGVVNVATRSGSADFHGSVYDYFRHEALNARNFFARTGAKPEYRRNLYGATLGGPVLKEKLFFFADYQGLKQRIGVPRVSTVPTEAMRSGNFSGVAKIYNPCSTVVSLAGVVTRTEFTNDTITAGQCAFDARALQILNLYPHPQSTATASNYTFVNNDDDHQNQFDVRLDGNFSAKDRGFVRYSYFADAEKPADFIPLYGGLISSSAAVVGTGNVTGVTNVLGQQLVLNETHTFTSSLLNDFRLGYTRRGNSALGAQLSGSASSVLGIPNIPANSAYANTMPQFTFTGYQQLGSASSASGRYQTAVGELVDTVVWARGPHTFKFGADLRRYELNAFAPPNPTGSFQFTTTGTNTTSGTGATTGGNAFASFLLGQVDTFNIDLQQRTIRPRDYIHEFFAQDDWRISPSLTVNVGARWTLHMPSTETHNQGAVFNLATQQLDYLGVNGFSRSARELHWANVAPRIGFAYSPNARSVVRGGYGITFIDQSGITTPFTTPQYPFIQNVQQKTTDSYVSAFALASGPSAITPISATPDAGLGQSVYTANRKMGSGYSQQWNLAVQQAFTPNLSFEIAYIGSHIVHLGIPDQNLNQLTDAQIASGLAGGTAATNLTGQVTNPYFNVLPRSSQLGASAKIAHAQLLKPYPEFQNIAIYRNNTGSSVYNGLSTKLEQRTSHGLTFLLAYTWSKLMDPASSVFSSTVLSSPNTSSLIMADTYRPWLERDLSNGDMTNVLSVSAVYELTKFKGHGVFTPILGGWTVNGILTMQSGMPVAVTNNTNNNAFAGIPLQRPNLIGSPVLPSDQRNYLHWFNTAAFQAAPQFTFGNARRNPVRGPAYRDLDLSLAKHTQLGDKTDLEFRAEVFDITNTPALGSPNGSVGAAAFGQITSTVTDPRVVQFALRLRR from the coding sequence ATGCCTTTCGTATCTATCGGTTCCCGCCAGAAATATCTGCTGGCGACACTTCTCGGCGTGTGTGCAACCCACGCCTCCGCGCAGATCCTCGCCGAACTAAAAGGCCACGTTGCCGACCCCACCGGCGCAGCCATCGCTGGCGCCCAGGTCACCTTGACGGACGCCGCCACCCACACCGCGCTGCACACCGTCACCACCAGCGCCGGCGACTTTGACTTCTCGCAGCTCAACTCCAGCCGTTACACCGTCGCTGTCTCGGCCCCGGGCTTCACCACCTTCGTCCGTAACGACGTCACGGTGAACACCGGCAACACCGTCCGTGCGGACGTCTCGCTCAAACCCGGCAGCGCAGGGGAGACCGTGACCGTCAACGAAGACCTCCCGCTGCTGCAAGCCGCCACCAGCGACATCGCGACGACGATCCCCGGCCACCAGGTCCAGGCCCTCCCGCTCAACTCGCGCAACTTCATCCAGCTCACGCAACTCGCTCCCGGCGTCGCTTTGCCTCCCGGCCAGCTTCTTCCGCGCATCAACGGCGGCCGCCCCCGCACCAACGAGTACCTCTACGACGGCATCTCCGCTCTCCAGCCGGAGCCCGGCCAGGTCGTCTTCTTCCCCATCCTCGACGACATCGCCGAGTTCACCGTCGCCGCCAACAACGTCCCCGCCGAGTTCGGCCGCTTCAACGGCGGTGTCGTCAACGTCGCCACCCGCTCCGGTTCGGCAGACTTCCACGGCAGCGTCTACGACTACTTCCGCCACGAAGCCCTCAACGCCCGCAACTTCTTCGCCCGCACAGGCGCAAAGCCGGAGTATCGTCGCAACCTCTACGGCGCCACGCTCGGCGGTCCTGTTCTCAAGGAAAAGCTCTTCTTCTTCGCCGACTATCAGGGGCTGAAGCAGCGTATCGGCGTCCCCCGCGTCTCCACCGTGCCCACAGAGGCCATGCGCTCCGGCAACTTCTCCGGCGTGGCGAAGATTTACAACCCCTGCTCCACCGTCGTCAGCCTCGCGGGCGTGGTCACGCGCACCGAGTTCACCAACGACACCATCACCGCCGGGCAATGCGCCTTCGACGCCCGCGCGCTCCAGATTCTCAACCTCTACCCGCACCCGCAGAGCACCGCCACCGCCTCCAACTACACCTTCGTCAACAATGACGACGACCACCAGAACCAGTTTGACGTTCGCCTCGACGGCAACTTCAGCGCAAAGGACCGCGGCTTCGTCCGCTACAGCTACTTCGCCGACGCCGAAAAGCCTGCCGACTTCATCCCGCTCTACGGCGGCCTCATCAGCTCCTCCGCTGCTGTCGTCGGCACCGGCAACGTCACCGGCGTGACCAACGTCCTCGGCCAGCAACTCGTCCTCAACGAGACCCACACCTTCACCTCGTCGCTGCTCAACGACTTCCGCCTCGGCTACACCCGCCGCGGCAACTCTGCCCTCGGCGCGCAGTTGAGCGGCAGCGCCAGCTCCGTGCTCGGCATTCCCAACATCCCCGCCAACTCGGCCTACGCGAACACCATGCCGCAGTTCACTTTCACCGGCTACCAGCAGCTTGGCTCGGCCTCCAGCGCCTCGGGCCGCTACCAGACCGCCGTCGGCGAACTCGTCGACACCGTCGTTTGGGCCAGGGGCCCGCACACCTTCAAGTTTGGTGCCGACCTTCGTCGCTACGAACTCAACGCCTTCGCTCCGCCCAACCCGACCGGCAGCTTCCAGTTCACGACCACCGGCACCAACACCACCAGCGGCACCGGCGCAACCACCGGCGGCAACGCCTTCGCCAGCTTCCTCCTCGGCCAGGTCGACACCTTCAACATCGACCTGCAGCAGCGCACCATCCGTCCCCGCGACTATATCCACGAGTTCTTCGCGCAGGACGACTGGCGCATCTCCCCCTCGCTTACCGTCAACGTCGGCGCACGCTGGACACTGCACATGCCCTCCACCGAAACCCATAATCAGGGCGCCGTCTTCAACCTCGCCACGCAGCAGCTTGACTACCTCGGCGTCAACGGTTTCTCGCGCTCTGCCCGTGAGCTGCACTGGGCCAACGTGGCTCCGCGCATAGGGTTTGCCTACTCGCCCAACGCTCGCTCCGTCGTTCGAGGCGGTTACGGCATCACCTTCATCGACCAGAGCGGCATCACCACCCCTTTCACCACGCCGCAGTACCCGTTCATCCAGAACGTGCAGCAGAAGACCACCGACAGCTACGTCTCGGCCTTCGCGCTCGCCAGCGGCCCCAGCGCGATTACACCCATCTCCGCGACGCCCGACGCCGGTCTCGGCCAGAGCGTCTACACCGCAAACCGCAAGATGGGCTCCGGCTACTCGCAGCAGTGGAACCTGGCCGTGCAGCAGGCTTTCACCCCGAACCTCTCGTTTGAGATCGCCTACATCGGCTCGCACATCGTGCATCTCGGTATCCCTGACCAGAACCTCAATCAGCTCACCGACGCACAGATCGCCAGCGGCCTCGCCGGTGGCACCGCCGCAACCAATCTCACCGGTCAGGTCACCAATCCGTACTTCAACGTGCTTCCACGTTCCAGTCAGCTTGGCGCTTCAGCGAAGATCGCGCACGCGCAACTCCTCAAGCCCTACCCCGAGTTCCAGAACATCGCGATCTATCGCAACAACACCGGTTCTTCGGTCTACAACGGCCTCAGCACCAAGCTGGAGCAGCGCACCAGCCACGGCCTGACCTTCCTGCTTGCCTACACCTGGTCGAAGCTCATGGACCCCGCATCCAGCGTCTTCTCCTCCACCGTGCTCAGCTCTCCGAACACCTCTTCGCTCATCATGGCCGACACCTACCGCCCGTGGCTTGAGCGCGATCTCTCCAACGGCGACATGACCAACGTCCTCTCCGTCAGCGCCGTCTACGAGCTCACGAAGTTCAAGGGCCACGGCGTCTTCACCCCCATCCTTGGCGGCTGGACGGTCAACGGCATCCTCACCATGCAGAGCGGAATGCCGGTCGCGGTAACGAACAACACCAACAACAACGCCTTTGCTGGCATCCCGCTGCAACGCCCGAACCTCATCGGCAGCCCTGTCCTGCCCTCTGACCAGCGCAACTATCTGCACTGGTTCAACACCGCAGCCTTTCAGGCCGCACCGCAGTTCACCTTCGGCAACGCCCGCCGCAACCCCGTCCGCGGTCCGGCCTATCGCGACCTCGACCTCTCGCTCGCCAAACACACCCAGCTAGGCGACAAGACAGACCTCGAGTTCCGCGCCGAGGTCTTCGACATCACCAACACCCCGGCCCTGGGCTCTCCCAACGGCTCAGTTGGAGCAGCAGCCTTCGGCCAGATCACCTCAACGGTCACCGACCCACGCGTCGTGCAGTTCGCCCTACGCCTGCGCCGCTAA